Within Halobacterium jilantaiense, the genomic segment CATCGACGTCGACTACGAGGAGTGTCAGGTGCTCCGGGACAACACCCACGAACTCGTGGACGCCGAGCGCGACAAGCGCCAACTGGAGGAACGGCAGTCCGCGCTGCTCGACGAGGCGCAGGCCGGCGACGACGAGGCCGCCGACGCCCGGCAGGCGGTGATGGACGAACTCGAAGCGGTCGAGGAAGAGCTCGACGACCTCGAAGACGGCAACGTCTGCGAGCGCTACTACGAGAACCTCGTGGGCGACAACGACGACTTCTACCAGTGGCTGTACGACGGCGTTCGGACGCCCGAGGACATCTACGACTACGCCGAGGAGGCGGGGCTCTGCGGCTACGAGCTCCTCAAGGACGGCATCGAGGGCGTCGACCTCGCCGTCTGCAACTACCACCACCTGCTGGACCCCGGGATTCGCGCGCAGTTCTTCCGCTGGCTGGGTCGGGACCCCGAGGACGTGGTGGTGGTCTTCGACGAGGCGCACAACGTCGAGGACGCCGCCCGCGACCACGCCGCCGAGACGCTCACCGAGCACACGCTGGACGGCGCACTCGACAAACTCGGCGAGACGGGCGACCCGCGCGCTGAGGCCGCCGAGCGCGTGCTCGGGGCGTTCCGGGACGCGCTCGTCGAGACCTACGAGGCCTCGTTCGGCCCCGGCGGGAAAGGCCCGGCGCGCGCGAAGTCCGCGGTCGAGTCGAACTGGGCGGACGTCCCCGTCGCGAACGACGACCGTCGCGACGACCTCACGCTCTCGTTCCTGCAGGCCTACACCGGCCCCGGCATCAGCGAGGACGTCGACGACGCGCTCGGCCTCGGCGAGTACCTCGACGAGGAGTACGAGGACGCCTACCGGAACGGCGACGCGACGACGCGCCGGGACTGCCACGTGCTCGCCGCCGCCGAGTTCGTAGAGGCGTACGTCGAGCGCGGCGGCGAGTTCGGCCAGTACCCGACCGCGGCGGTCCGGCGCGACGACCGAACGGGCGACGTGTACGGCCGCGCGGAACTGTACACCTGCATCCCCCGGGAGGTGACCACGGACCTCTTCGACGCCGTCCACGCCAGCGTCCTGATGAGCGCGACGCTCCGGCCGTTCGACGTGGTCGGCGACGTGCTGG encodes:
- a CDS encoding ATP-dependent DNA helicase — its product is MEFFPKPSPYDNQRAAMDEIRDALDGGRDVLFEGACGTGKTLAALAPALAHAQAEDKTVVITTNVHQQMRQFVREAREIHDAEPIRAVVFKGKGSMCHIDVDYEECQVLRDNTHELVDAERDKRQLEERQSALLDEAQAGDDEAADARQAVMDELEAVEEELDDLEDGNVCERYYENLVGDNDDFYQWLYDGVRTPEDIYDYAEEAGLCGYELLKDGIEGVDLAVCNYHHLLDPGIRAQFFRWLGRDPEDVVVVFDEAHNVEDAARDHAAETLTEHTLDGALDKLGETGDPRAEAAERVLGAFRDALVETYEASFGPGGKGPARAKSAVESNWADVPVANDDRRDDLTLSFLQAYTGPGISEDVDDALGLGEYLDEEYEDAYRNGDATTRRDCHVLAAAEFVEAYVERGGEFGQYPTAAVRRDDRTGDVYGRAELYTCIPREVTTDLFDAVHASVLMSATLRPFDVVGDVLGLEDPVELAFGLQFPEDRRRTFAVDTEPLFSSNREDPATQQEVAGALRDAMRFTPGNCLFFFPSYAEAERYHDMLRDVDGTRYLDEPGVAAEDLRQEFVADGNGALFTSLWGTLAEGVSFDGDDARTVAVVGVPYPHLDARAEAVQDAYATAFADRDAKHGDGGGRRRRGSEDAGWRYAVEIPTVRKTRQAMGRVIRSPEDFGVRMLVDRRYTAASRTGMRKYSVNSTFPPEERAEMVDVDPEKLRFSLLNFYGDLEAYDGDPPSP